From a single Brassica oleracea var. oleracea cultivar TO1000 chromosome C5, BOL, whole genome shotgun sequence genomic region:
- the LOC106292350 gene encoding uncharacterized protein LOC106292350 — translation MAKSLHIAMFVSIVMFFTSNSISSQEIDQYSQEAPGDVKISPTSDFDIYVEYPDESSFKEADSPALEAEMKFEHHYTDKQFGFLEVCAQKLSSSHCGDDLFKNMVGEGTPILLAECCAELLKIGKDCYLGTAQVILSTYEYRNIASKAIPKSKQTWNDCVRLTEN, via the coding sequence ATGGCAAAGTCTCTTCACATTGCAATGTTTGTATCTATAGTAATGTTCTTCACGTCAAATTCGATTTCTTCCCAGGAAATTGATCAATATTCACAAGAGGCACCAGGAGATGTGAAGATATCTCCCACATCGGATTTTGATATTTACGTCGAATATCCTGATGAGTCTTCATTTAAAGAAGCCGATTCACCTGCACTGGAAGCTGAGATGAAGTTTGAACATCATTACACGGACAAACAGTTCGGTTTTCTTGAGGTTTGCGCTCAAAAGCTGAGCTCATCACACTGTGGAGATGATCTTTTCAAGAACATGGTAGGTGAGGGAACGCCAATATTGTTAGCTGAATGTTGTGCTGAGCTACTAAAGATTGGAAAAGATTGTTATCTAGGAACGGCTCAAGTCATTTTATCGACTTACGAGTATAGAAATATTGCGTCTAAGGCTATTCCGAAAAGCAAACAGACATGGAATGATTGTGTTCGTCTAACTGAGAATTGA
- the LOC106292351 gene encoding uncharacterized protein LOC106292351, with translation MAKSLHIAMFVSIVMLFTSNSISSQEIDQYSQEAPGDVKISPTSDFDFYVEYPDESSFKEADSPALEAEMKFEHHYTDKQFSFLEVCAQKLNSSHCGDVLFKNMVGEGTPVLLAECCAELLKIGNDCYLGTAQVILSTYEDRNIASKAIPKTKQTWNDCVRLTEN, from the coding sequence ATGGCAAAGTCTCTTCACATTGCAATGTTTGTATCCATAGTAATGTTATTCACGTCAAATTCGATTTCTTCCCAGGAAATTGATCAATATTCACAAGAGGCACCAGGAGATGTGAAGATATCTCCCACATCGGATTTTGATTTTTACGTCGAATATCCTGATGAATCTTCATTTAAAGAAGCCGATTCACCCGCACTGGAAGCTGAGATGAAGTTTGAACATCATTATACGGACAAACAGTTCAGTTTTCTTGAGGTTTGCGCTCAAAAGCTGAACTCATCACACTGTGGAGATGTTCTTTTCAAAAACATGGTAGGTGAGGGAACGCCAGTATTGTTAGCCGAATGTTGTGCTGAGCTACTAAAGATTGGAAATGATTGTTATCTAGGAACGGCTCAAGTCATTTTATCGACTTACGAGGATAGAAATATTGCGTCTAAGGCTATTCCGAAAACCAAACAGACATGGAATGATTGTGTTCGTCTAACTGAGAATTGA
- the LOC106292352 gene encoding uncharacterized protein LOC106292352, which produces MAKSLHIAMFVSIVMFFTSNLISSQEIDQHSQEAPGDVKISPTLDFDIFVESPHESSFEEADSPAMEYEIKFGHHYTDKQFGFLEVCAQKLNSSHYGDDLFKNMVGEGTPVLLAECCAELLKIGNDCYLETAQVILSSYDFRNIASKTIPKSKQTWTDCVRLTEN; this is translated from the coding sequence ATGGCAAAGTCTCTTCACATTGCAATGTTTGTATCAATAGTAATGTTCTTCACGTCAAATTTGATTTCTTCCCAGGAAATTGATCAACATTCACAAGAGGCACCAGGAGATGTGAAGATATCTCCCACATTGGATTTTGATATTTTCGTCGAATCTCCTCATGAATCTTCATTTGAAGAAGCCGATTCACCCGCAATGGAATATGAGATAAAGTTTGGACATCATTACACGGACAAACAGTTCGGTTTTCTTGAGGTTTGCGCTCAAAAGCTGAACTCATCACACTATGGAGATGATCTTTTCAAGAACATGGTAGGTGAGGGAACACCAGTATTGTTAGCTGAATGTTGTGCTGAGCTACTAAAGATTGGAAACGATTGTTATTTAGAAACGGCTCAAGTCATTTTATCGAGTTACGATTTTAGAAATATTGCGTCTAAGACTATTCCGAAAAGCAAACAGACATGGACTGATTGTGTTCGTCTAACTGAGAATTGA